In Flavobacteriales bacterium, the following are encoded in one genomic region:
- a CDS encoding T9SS C-terminal target domain-containing protein yields the protein MKNRINIVALLIGSLAMVNNYSAMNLVGSKSGHKKNSFQNKAAGCAQAETKRTLDYNNVSALIETGGTMWQQRSTGVPAYEVPKQSEDYLIFSGSLWVGGEDVNGQLKLAAMKFGTDGNDFWTGPLSVTPNTGNPAIGRKDFGPATVDGQTCVEYDKFYITERAEILEFNGWFETPDAEKATEYPGYTIPPSILNWPAHGDLGKFQDFYLAPFYDRDGDGVYNPGNGDYPWYDIKQEVDCRNDRQITLYGDYNMWWVFNDKGDIHTESGGEPIGMEIRGQAFAFATTDEVNNMTFYNYELINRSTQTLTNTYFAFYTDADVGCAGNDYVGCDIQRGLAYTYNKYDDDGANPGTITCNTPIKSEGLPPAVGVDFFEGPYQDNDGVDNPLTTDVAQAIAQKGIPYAGLGIGYGDGVVDNERFGMRKFVYYNNSNSQSVGDPQSGSAVQFYNYMQGLWKDGSEFFFGGTGFSGNPGVTTVATDYIMYGNTDPYNWATRGIQPPTIGPDGWTEFALSNADEDKRMVQSAGPFTLEPGAVNNITVGVIYSKAQNGNAWQSVIDMREADDKAQALFDNCFRILDGPDAPDVTLQEMDKTLILYLSNPSNSNNFNEQYTELDPVIKATGNTDTNYVFQGYKIYQVAAEDVSVSDLDNPDLARLVGQCDLKDSVTRIINYRENSTLNVSVPELQVDGANEGIYHTLKVTEDLFAQGDSRLINHKKYYYLAIAYGYNNYEDFNPLTKSGQSKPYFQGRKSPIGSIKTVVGIPHMTTPENGGSVINAQYGDGPKITRVEGRGNADNVIELTSESEAEIVSSSTPPKEITYKNGFGPVNIKVIDPLNVQGGDYQLIFIKDNNDELEEASWVLVRNEVDSIYSDRTINHRNEQIIPEWGISVDIQQYEHEQLNNSFFKTELLTSSIEFVDYSNVWLTGVKDEDGLFAQNWIRAGAVNASTVAGTPACLDPTAFNDFLEGSNPIDEEQDFEKILEGTWAPYILTAEGACNHAPLTDENWSSRAQTDLSDLSSVDIVFTSDRSKWTRVPVLESQDEPGLSWDGSTEKMTVKMKPSVDKYGKPTTAPSSSSNNPDDANYISGEGMSWFPGYAIDLQTGERLNMAFAEDSWLGNENGNDMVFNPTKNEYQEFGGINDANSVLFGGKHYVYVFRNADKDKKGFNYIGAYDNGVFFKDKLIDNPGSANYRKTWIGCMYVGVPLLSQSSLGLSDENDPYSYIESDVRIKIRVANNYRQHADAGQYVVDGPGSSQNGWYNKYAFNMDDIATSTQADVTDSIKDSIMNMINVVPNPYYAYSNYETGRLDNRIKIVNLPDECTIKIYTVSGTLVRTFTKDDNRITSIDWDLTNQADIPIAGGLYLIHVDVPSIERERILKWFGVVRPPDLKNF from the coding sequence ATGAAAAATAGAATAAATATAGTAGCTCTTTTAATTGGTTCATTGGCAATGGTGAATAACTATAGTGCCATGAATCTTGTAGGGAGTAAATCAGGACATAAAAAGAATTCTTTTCAAAATAAAGCTGCAGGTTGTGCTCAGGCAGAAACCAAAAGAACATTGGATTACAACAATGTTAGTGCTTTAATTGAAACTGGAGGAACCATGTGGCAACAACGAAGTACAGGAGTTCCTGCTTACGAAGTGCCTAAGCAATCTGAAGATTACTTAATCTTTAGTGGATCTCTCTGGGTAGGTGGTGAAGATGTTAATGGACAGCTTAAACTAGCTGCAATGAAATTCGGTACAGATGGTAACGACTTTTGGACTGGTCCTTTATCTGTAACTCCTAATACTGGTAATCCCGCGATTGGAAGAAAAGATTTTGGTCCTGCAACTGTAGATGGTCAAACATGTGTAGAATACGATAAATTTTACATTACTGAAAGAGCTGAAATTTTAGAATTTAATGGATGGTTTGAAACACCAGATGCTGAAAAGGCTACAGAATATCCAGGTTATACTATTCCTCCTAGTATTTTAAACTGGCCTGCTCATGGTGATTTAGGTAAATTTCAAGATTTTTATTTAGCGCCATTCTACGATAGAGATGGAGACGGGGTTTATAATCCTGGGAATGGTGATTACCCTTGGTATGATATTAAACAGGAGGTAGATTGTAGAAATGATCGTCAAATCACATTATATGGAGATTACAACATGTGGTGGGTTTTCAACGATAAAGGAGACATTCATACAGAAAGTGGTGGAGAACCAATTGGTATGGAAATTAGAGGTCAAGCCTTTGCTTTTGCAACGACAGATGAAGTCAACAACATGACATTCTACAACTATGAATTAATTAACCGTTCTACGCAAACCTTAACAAATACCTATTTTGCATTTTATACTGATGCTGATGTTGGATGTGCAGGAAATGATTATGTAGGTTGTGATATTCAAAGAGGATTAGCATATACTTATAACAAGTATGATGATGATGGTGCTAACCCAGGAACAATAACATGTAATACGCCAATTAAAAGTGAAGGGTTACCTCCAGCTGTTGGTGTTGACTTTTTTGAGGGGCCTTACCAAGATAATGATGGTGTTGATAACCCACTTACAACAGATGTTGCTCAAGCTATCGCGCAAAAAGGTATTCCTTATGCTGGTTTAGGTATAGGATATGGTGATGGTGTAGTTGATAATGAGCGTTTTGGAATGCGTAAATTCGTATACTATAACAATTCGAATAGTCAATCAGTTGGTGATCCACAAAGTGGAAGTGCCGTACAATTTTACAACTATATGCAAGGATTGTGGAAAGATGGTTCTGAGTTCTTCTTTGGAGGAACAGGATTTTCTGGAAACCCAGGAGTAACGACTGTTGCTACAGACTATATCATGTATGGTAATACAGATCCTTACAATTGGGCTACTAGAGGTATTCAACCTCCTACAATTGGTCCTGATGGATGGACTGAGTTTGCTTTAAGTAATGCTGATGAAGATAAAAGAATGGTACAATCTGCTGGACCATTTACATTGGAGCCAGGTGCAGTAAATAACATTACTGTTGGGGTTATCTATTCAAAAGCTCAAAATGGAAATGCTTGGCAATCTGTAATTGATATGCGAGAAGCTGATGATAAAGCTCAAGCTTTATTTGATAACTGTTTTAGAATCTTAGATGGTCCTGATGCACCAGATGTTACCTTACAGGAAATGGATAAAACATTAATCTTATATTTATCTAACCCAAGTAACAGTAATAACTTTAACGAGCAGTACACGGAATTAGATCCAGTAATTAAAGCGACAGGAAATACAGATACAAATTATGTTTTCCAAGGATATAAAATATACCAAGTTGCAGCAGAGGATGTAAGTGTTTCTGATTTGGATAACCCAGATTTAGCAAGACTTGTTGGACAGTGTGACCTTAAAGATAGTGTTACTAGAATCATTAATTATCGTGAGAACTCAACATTAAATGTTTCTGTTCCTGAATTACAAGTTGATGGTGCTAACGAAGGTATTTACCATACTTTAAAAGTAACTGAAGATTTATTTGCTCAGGGAGACTCTAGGTTGATTAATCATAAAAAATATTACTACTTAGCTATCGCTTATGGTTATAACAACTATGAAGACTTTAATCCACTTACTAAGTCTGGACAAAGTAAACCATACTTCCAAGGAAGAAAGAGTCCAATAGGATCTATAAAAACCGTAGTTGGTATTCCTCACATGACTACTCCAGAAAATGGAGGGAGTGTAATTAACGCTCAATATGGTGATGGTCCAAAGATTACAAGAGTAGAAGGAAGAGGAAACGCTGATAATGTTATTGAACTTACGAGTGAATCTGAAGCTGAAATCGTTTCAAGTAGTACACCACCAAAAGAAATTACTTATAAAAATGGGTTTGGCCCAGTTAACATTAAAGTAATTGACCCATTAAATGTACAAGGTGGTGATTATCAATTAATCTTTATTAAAGATAATAATGATGAACTTGAAGAAGCAAGTTGGGTACTTGTTAGAAATGAAGTAGATTCAATTTATTCTGACAGAACTATCAACCATAGAAATGAACAAATCATTCCAGAGTGGGGTATTTCTGTAGATATTCAACAATATGAACATGAACAATTAAACAACAGTTTCTTTAAAACAGAACTATTAACTTCAAGCATTGAATTTGTAGACTACAGTAATGTATGGTTAACAGGTGTTAAAGATGAGGATGGTTTATTTGCACAAAACTGGATTAGAGCTGGGGCTGTAAATGCATCTACTGTAGCTGGTACACCAGCATGTTTAGACCCTACTGCATTTAACGATTTCTTAGAAGGTTCAAACCCTATTGATGAAGAACAAGATTTTGAAAAAATCTTAGAGGGTACATGGGCTCCTTATATTTTGACAGCTGAAGGGGCATGTAACCACGCTCCATTAACAGATGAGAACTGGTCGTCACGTGCACAAACTGATTTAAGTGATTTATCAAGTGTTGATATTGTATTTACTTCTGATCGAAGTAAATGGACTAGAGTTCCAGTATTAGAATCTCAAGATGAGCCTGGTCTTTCATGGGATGGTAGTACAGAAAAAATGACTGTTAAGATGAAACCATCGGTTGATAAGTATGGTAAACCAACAACAGCACCAAGTTCTAGTAGTAACAACCCTGATGATGCCAATTATATCTCAGGAGAAGGAATGAGTTGGTTCCCTGGTTACGCTATTGACTTACAAACTGGTGAACGCTTAAACATGGCTTTTGCTGAAGATTCTTGGCTAGGAAACGAGAACGGTAACGATATGGTCTTTAACCCAACGAAGAATGAATACCAAGAATTTGGAGGTATTAACGATGCTAACTCTGTATTATTTGGTGGAAAACACTACGTATACGTATTTAGAAATGCTGATAAAGACAAAAAAGGATTCAACTATATTGGAGCTTACGACAATGGAGTTTTCTTTAAAGATAAATTAATTGACAATCCAGGTTCTGCTAACTATAGAAAAACATGGATTGGATGTATGTATGTTGGTGTACCTTTATTATCTCAATCTTCATTAGGTTTATCGGATGAGAACGATCCATATTCTTATATTGAATCAGATGTTAGAATTAAAATTAGAGTTGCAAACAACTATAGACAACATGCTGACGCTGGTCAATATGTTGTAGATGGTCCTGGTTCTTCTCAAAATGGATGGTATAATAAATATGCTTTTAACATGGATGATATAGCTACTAGTACTCAGGCAGATGTTACTGATAGTATTAAAGACAGTATCATGAATATGATTAATGTGGTTCCAAATCCTTACTATGCATACTCAAACTATGAAACTGGAAGATTAGACAACAGAATCAAAATTGTAAACCTACCAGATGAGTGTACCATTAAGATATATACTGTTTCAGGTACATTAGTGAGAACATTTACAAAAGACGATAATAGAATTACTTCTATTGATTGGGATTTAACTAACCAAGCTGATATTCCAATCGCTGGTGGACTATACTTAATCCATGTTGATGTTCCTAGCATTGAAAGAGAAAGAATATTAAAATGGTTTGGAGTGGTAAGACCTCCAGATTTGAAAAACTTCTAA
- a CDS encoding DUF4139 domain-containing protein yields the protein MKSIITTILPILIFSNFYFGAELNEVKVSSKINNMTLFLTGGEATRTADVTLKKGRNKIIYTGISAVIDQKSIQFNANQPYELVSVNTAMDYLAPLVENTRITTLKDSLNLLEQQLRTLMDEKNAYTSEKQLLEQNKNIKGAQTNLSVEQLESMANFYRKRMTEINKKTSWYAQEIIKINKQIPNYKLQIQELNDQTAAHSNQIIVIVDLKEAATLKTNIKYIVSNCGWQANYDLLATELTNNITLKYKAKVYNNTGNNWDDIKVTLSSANPDKTASAPILKPWVVSNTSNFKARKKSNSSYLVPQNRAYKQYYNNSSAPIMDQQLDALNFDQSSIQLNQSKKNTVSFTTIQVPQISAEFEIKKTYSIPSDSKPYLVEIAKHTLNAKFSHRAVPKLDKDAFLLASIVGWEKLDLIPGPANVYFSDTYVGQSYLETQAVEDTLHLSFGRDNKISIERKNSEEMSEKTVLGNNKKDTYTYEITLKNNQTVASNINLYDQIPISQNSDITVTVNETSGATYDEATGELVWGVTLEPNEIKKVKLSFTIKYPKDRKIVVQKYRTIACPSF from the coding sequence ATGAAATCAATAATTACAACCATATTACCCATTCTTATTTTTTCAAATTTTTATTTTGGAGCTGAGTTGAATGAAGTAAAAGTCAGTAGTAAAATCAATAATATGACCTTGTTTCTAACAGGAGGAGAAGCAACAAGAACAGCTGATGTTACTTTAAAAAAAGGACGTAATAAGATTATTTACACAGGAATCAGTGCTGTTATTGATCAAAAAAGCATTCAATTTAACGCTAATCAGCCCTACGAATTGGTGTCAGTTAACACCGCAATGGATTATTTGGCTCCTTTAGTCGAAAATACAAGAATAACTACACTAAAAGATTCTCTTAACCTCCTTGAGCAACAATTAAGAACTTTAATGGACGAGAAAAACGCCTATACAAGTGAAAAGCAATTGCTAGAACAAAATAAAAATATAAAAGGTGCTCAAACGAACCTATCTGTAGAACAATTAGAAAGTATGGCCAACTTTTACAGAAAAAGAATGACCGAAATTAATAAGAAAACGAGTTGGTATGCACAAGAAATTATAAAAATAAACAAGCAAATCCCTAATTATAAACTTCAGATTCAAGAACTAAATGATCAAACTGCTGCACATAGCAACCAGATTATTGTTATTGTTGACCTTAAAGAAGCTGCAACACTTAAAACGAATATCAAATATATTGTCTCGAATTGCGGATGGCAGGCTAATTATGATTTATTGGCTACTGAGTTAACCAATAACATTACTCTTAAGTATAAAGCTAAGGTATATAATAACACAGGGAATAATTGGGATGATATTAAAGTTACACTTTCTTCAGCAAACCCAGATAAAACGGCTTCTGCCCCAATACTTAAGCCCTGGGTAGTTTCTAACACCTCTAACTTTAAAGCACGCAAGAAATCCAACTCATCCTACCTTGTTCCACAAAACAGAGCTTACAAACAATACTACAATAACAGCTCTGCACCAATAATGGACCAACAATTAGATGCGTTGAACTTCGATCAATCATCAATACAATTGAATCAATCAAAGAAAAATACAGTATCATTTACAACCATACAAGTCCCACAAATCAGTGCTGAATTTGAAATTAAGAAAACATATTCTATTCCAAGTGACTCCAAACCATATCTAGTAGAAATAGCTAAACATACCCTGAATGCTAAATTTTCTCATAGAGCTGTTCCTAAATTAGATAAAGATGCTTTTTTATTGGCAAGCATAGTTGGATGGGAAAAATTAGACTTAATACCTGGACCTGCAAATGTTTATTTTTCTGATACTTATGTTGGTCAATCTTATTTAGAAACCCAAGCTGTTGAAGATACTTTGCACCTTTCTTTTGGAAGAGACAATAAAATCTCAATTGAAAGGAAAAATAGTGAAGAAATGAGTGAAAAAACGGTATTGGGGAATAATAAAAAAGATACTTATACTTATGAAATCACATTAAAGAACAACCAAACTGTAGCGTCAAACATTAACTTATATGATCAAATACCGATTTCTCAAAACAGTGATATTACAGTAACTGTTAATGAAACTTCTGGAGCAACATACGACGAAGCAACTGGAGAATTAGTATGGGGCGTAACACTTGAACCTAACGAAATCAAAAAAGTTAAGCTATCATTTACCATTAAATATCCAAAAGACAGGAAAATTGTTGTACAAAAATACCGTACAATCGCTTGTCCATCATTCTAA
- a CDS encoding flippase-like domain-containing protein — protein sequence MNIYFKYLIRVIFIIAISYLIYVLVFSDKNMSLLQTIDKQFTPTLFLNISITFLFQFINWGIEAKKFQLILSKKTEVSYSNALKSIYAGASTALFTPDRLGNFIGRFIYLKNVDKKVVTAATMLGNFGQLISTITFAFISVFLALVFKVSITLSQVNTIYLIVPVAIAWLTLTYYFYNPSQLLQLVKKIKWIRKHQDTFNFLEDFSTAESSKILMLSLLRYVIFIIQFYLLLIALGINITGIETICFSGLLYLFTTLIPSPLLGNLGTREVIALLLLSNFENSEMALVASLLVWLINIIIPSIIGSFFVLKMNQNKH from the coding sequence ATGAATATATATTTCAAATATCTCATCAGAGTGATATTTATTATTGCTATATCCTATTTGATTTATGTATTGGTGTTTTCAGATAAAAACATGAGCTTATTACAAACAATAGATAAGCAATTTACTCCCACCCTCTTTCTAAATATATCAATAACATTCCTCTTTCAATTTATTAATTGGGGAATTGAAGCCAAAAAATTTCAACTAATCTTATCAAAAAAAACAGAAGTAAGCTATAGTAATGCACTTAAATCTATATATGCAGGTGCATCTACAGCTCTATTTACCCCCGACCGACTTGGTAATTTTATAGGCCGTTTTATTTATCTAAAAAATGTTGATAAAAAAGTTGTCACTGCAGCTACAATGCTAGGTAATTTTGGACAACTAATTAGCACCATTACTTTTGCTTTTATAAGTGTATTTTTAGCACTCGTATTCAAGGTCAGTATAACATTATCTCAGGTTAATACTATCTATCTAATAGTACCTGTCGCTATAGCATGGCTCACGTTAACCTATTACTTCTATAACCCTAGTCAACTGTTACAGCTTGTTAAAAAAATCAAATGGATTAGAAAGCACCAAGATACCTTTAATTTTTTGGAAGATTTTAGCACAGCAGAAAGCAGTAAAATATTAATGCTTTCTCTGTTAAGGTATGTTATTTTTATCATTCAGTTTTATCTATTGCTAATAGCTTTAGGAATAAATATTACGGGGATAGAAACCATTTGTTTTTCGGGGTTATTATATTTATTTACAACACTTATCCCTTCTCCTCTATTGGGCAATTTAGGAACAAGAGAGGTAATTGCTTTATTGTTATTAAGTAATTTTGAAAACTCTGAAATGGCATTAGTAGCCTCATTATTAGTTTGGCTCATCAACATAATCATTCCAAGTATAATTGGCAGTTTTTTTGTATTGAAAATGAACCAGAACAAACATTAA
- the greA gene encoding transcription elongation factor GreA translates to MSQINYFTEEGLKKLKEEVEFLERVERPRISKQIGEAIDKGDLSENAEYDAAKEEQGLMEARLAKLKNQLANARLIDDSKIDASKALILSTVTIKNVKNGMEIAYTLVAEKEADLKKKRISINSPIGKGLLGKTVGDIAEITTPGGKMEFEIINITR, encoded by the coding sequence ATGTCACAGATTAACTATTTTACCGAAGAAGGATTAAAAAAATTAAAAGAAGAAGTAGAATTTTTAGAACGAGTTGAAAGACCTCGTATTTCTAAACAAATTGGAGAAGCTATTGATAAAGGAGATCTATCAGAAAATGCTGAGTATGATGCTGCAAAAGAAGAGCAAGGCTTGATGGAGGCTAGATTGGCTAAATTAAAAAACCAATTGGCCAATGCGCGTTTGATTGATGATTCTAAAATTGATGCTTCTAAAGCTTTAATTCTTTCGACTGTTACCATTAAAAATGTAAAGAATGGTATGGAGATAGCCTACACATTGGTTGCAGAAAAAGAAGCTGATTTAAAAAAGAAAAGAATTTCAATTAACTCTCCTATTGGAAAGGGGCTACTAGGAAAAACTGTTGGTGACATTGCAGAAATTACTACACCAGGAGGAAAAATGGAATTTGAAATCATTAATATTACTCGATAA
- a CDS encoding HIT family protein: MSSIFTKIINGDIPCYKIAEDDNFFAFLDIYPLQKGHTLVIPKKEVDYIFDLDDNTLKNMLVFAKKVGKAIEKVIDCERIGISVIGLEVPHAHIHLIPINGINDMNFSKEKLQLSPEEFKTIAFNINKEFNKER, from the coding sequence ATGTCTAGTATTTTCACTAAAATTATCAATGGTGATATTCCATGCTATAAAATAGCTGAGGATGATAACTTTTTTGCTTTTTTAGATATTTACCCACTTCAAAAAGGTCATACGCTGGTTATTCCTAAAAAAGAAGTAGACTATATCTTTGACCTTGATGACAACACCTTGAAAAACATGCTAGTTTTTGCAAAAAAGGTAGGAAAAGCTATTGAAAAAGTGATTGACTGTGAGCGTATAGGAATTTCTGTAATTGGACTTGAAGTTCCCCATGCACATATTCACCTAATCCCAATTAATGGTATTAACGACATGAACTTTTCTAAAGAGAAGCTACAACTTAGCCCAGAAGAATTTAAAACTATCGCTTTTAACATCAATAAAGAATTTAATAAGGAAAGGTAA
- a CDS encoding PorV/PorQ family protein has product MNLSKYIYKGFILGSALISSFSTFAGNEDRAGSAGASELLINPWARSSAWADAGVSSVKGLEAMFVNVAGLSYADKTEIMFSNTNWLSRLADIQVNNFGLAQRVGETSVIGISFMSMNFGEIPITTTELPEGGIGTFNPRYNNINLAYSRQFSSSISGGINVKMVTEAIANAKASGVAFDAGVRYITGENENIKFAISLKNVGGPMAFSGDGLNLDILNTSTGTTIAMVQRVSDFELPSLLSIGASYDFLFNENNTLTLAGAFTSNSFTKDQFRLGANYTMTTSKAIMMLRAGYVFENGIFKPETRTTALTGLTAGLSVDFPFGESQSPIGLDYTYRASVFGPIHTVGARINIK; this is encoded by the coding sequence ATGAATTTATCTAAATATATATATAAAGGTTTTATACTTGGAAGCGCACTTATTTCTTCGTTCAGCACTTTTGCAGGGAACGAAGATAGAGCTGGATCTGCAGGAGCTTCAGAATTATTAATTAATCCTTGGGCTAGAAGTTCAGCTTGGGCAGATGCAGGTGTATCGTCAGTTAAAGGATTAGAAGCGATGTTTGTGAATGTAGCAGGGTTGTCTTATGCTGACAAAACAGAAATTATGTTCTCGAACACTAACTGGTTAAGTCGATTAGCTGATATTCAAGTGAACAATTTTGGACTTGCTCAACGTGTTGGAGAAACTTCTGTAATTGGGATCTCTTTTATGAGTATGAACTTTGGTGAAATTCCAATTACAACGACAGAATTACCAGAAGGTGGGATAGGAACATTCAATCCAAGATATAACAATATAAACTTGGCATACTCTAGACAATTTTCTAGCTCTATTTCAGGTGGAATTAACGTAAAAATGGTTACTGAAGCTATAGCTAATGCTAAAGCTTCAGGTGTTGCTTTTGATGCTGGTGTTCGATACATTACTGGAGAAAACGAAAACATTAAGTTTGCTATTAGCTTAAAAAATGTTGGTGGACCTATGGCATTCTCAGGTGATGGACTAAACCTAGACATCTTAAATACAAGTACAGGAACGACTATTGCAATGGTTCAAAGAGTAAGTGATTTTGAGTTGCCATCATTATTAAGTATTGGTGCTTCTTATGATTTTTTATTTAATGAAAATAATACGTTGACTTTAGCAGGTGCTTTTACTTCTAATTCATTTACTAAAGATCAGTTTAGATTAGGTGCTAACTATACGATGACAACATCTAAAGCAATTATGATGTTGAGAGCTGGTTATGTTTTTGAAAATGGTATTTTTAAGCCAGAAACTAGAACAACTGCCTTAACAGGTCTAACTGCTGGTTTATCAGTTGACTTTCCATTCGGAGAATCTCAATCACCAATTGGTTTAGATTATACTTATAGAGCTTCTGTATTTGGTCCAATTCATACTGTAGGTGCTAGAATAAACATCAAATAA
- the ruvC gene encoding crossover junction endodeoxyribonuclease RuvC, whose translation MSKVDKIILGLDPGTNVMGYGLIQIKGSKLSVISTGVIHLQKLENHELKLKRIFEKVRFLVDEYLPDEVAIEAPFFGKNVQSMLKLGRAQGVAMAAVLMRDLPITEYAPRKIKQAVTGNGNASKEQVAAMLKSILKFTELPKYLDATDGLAVALCHYYQAKQMGSSKSSYSSWEAFVKNNPKRTR comes from the coding sequence TTGTCTAAAGTCGATAAAATAATTCTAGGCTTAGATCCCGGAACAAATGTAATGGGATATGGTTTAATACAAATTAAAGGCAGTAAGTTATCTGTAATTAGTACTGGAGTCATTCATTTACAAAAACTGGAGAATCACGAACTAAAATTAAAACGAATTTTTGAGAAAGTTCGTTTTTTGGTTGATGAATACTTACCTGATGAAGTCGCTATTGAAGCTCCATTCTTTGGTAAAAATGTGCAATCTATGTTAAAGTTGGGAAGAGCGCAAGGAGTTGCCATGGCTGCTGTTCTAATGCGAGATTTACCAATAACAGAGTATGCGCCTCGAAAAATAAAACAAGCTGTTACGGGAAATGGAAATGCCAGCAAAGAGCAAGTCGCTGCGATGTTAAAATCCATTTTAAAGTTTACAGAATTGCCTAAATATCTCGATGCAACCGATGGTTTAGCAGTAGCTTTGTGTCATTATTACCAAGCGAAGCAAATGGGAAGCTCAAAGAGTTCGTACTCCTCTTGGGAAGCATTTGTAAAAAATAATCCTAAGAGAACACGTTAA
- a CDS encoding glycosyltransferase, whose translation MIILAIISFSILTIYGLFFGTICWGLFKKKESSPNNELVPLSVIIPFRNEEDNLANIVQSFSLLNYNLNIVEFIFVDDHSSDNSLMVLRNALTPTKLIYKIIQQTPEQSGKKSALITGIENAKNEYIITADADTVYAKSWLDAFSKAFQNGAAFIIGPVINKKAYSFLQQLHNIEALLLSGVTIGSANLNKPLLCSGANLGYTQSLFHAIKPYANNMEIASGDDLFFLDQVVNTPHKVVTLNDKGALAFTQPNRNYSEILTQAIRWSSKNKKLSNKSNLWSSILIFFTNILLYIQLISLCYGNPSAWLFMGIKLLIDLSLLIILVVRYNQKYLILNAPFIYILYPIHLMIIFVSSFFVSVKWKGRMISANG comes from the coding sequence ATGATTATACTAGCGATTATTAGTTTTAGCATATTAACCATCTATGGTTTATTCTTTGGCACTATTTGTTGGGGGCTTTTCAAAAAAAAGGAAAGTTCCCCCAATAATGAACTCGTTCCCTTAAGTGTTATTATTCCATTCAGGAATGAAGAAGATAACTTAGCAAATATTGTTCAATCCTTTTCGCTTTTAAATTACAACTTAAATATTGTTGAGTTTATTTTTGTAGACGATCATTCTAGTGACAATAGTTTAATGGTATTACGTAATGCTTTAACTCCCACAAAATTAATTTATAAGATCATCCAACAAACACCAGAGCAATCTGGGAAAAAAAGTGCACTAATTACGGGTATCGAAAATGCTAAAAATGAATACATCATCACTGCTGATGCTGATACAGTTTATGCAAAGTCATGGCTCGATGCTTTCTCGAAAGCTTTTCAAAATGGAGCTGCTTTTATTATAGGCCCAGTTATCAACAAAAAAGCTTACTCATTCCTTCAACAACTACATAATATTGAAGCACTTTTGCTAAGTGGCGTAACCATTGGAAGTGCAAACCTTAACAAACCTTTGTTATGTAGTGGTGCTAATCTAGGATATACTCAATCTCTTTTCCATGCTATTAAACCTTATGCGAATAACATGGAGATAGCTTCGGGGGATGATTTATTTTTTTTAGATCAAGTGGTCAACACACCACATAAGGTTGTAACATTAAATGATAAGGGGGCTTTAGCTTTTACGCAACCCAACCGTAACTATTCAGAGATTTTAACACAAGCCATTCGTTGGAGCTCTAAAAACAAAAAATTATCCAATAAGTCCAATTTATGGAGTTCAATCCTTATTTTTTTTACCAATATTCTGCTTTATATCCAACTCATTTCGTTATGTTATGGTAATCCATCAGCTTGGTTATTTATGGGGATAAAACTACTCATAGACTTAAGCTTATTAATCATTTTGGTAGTTCGATACAATCAAAAATACTTAATTTTAAATGCTCCCTTTATCTATATCCTCTACCCTATTCATTTAATGATTATATTCGTATCATCTTTCTTTGTAAGCGTGAAATGGAAAGGAAGAATGATTTCTGCAAATGGGTAA